A genomic window from Hippocampus zosterae strain Florida chromosome 13, ASM2543408v3, whole genome shotgun sequence includes:
- the ccr7 gene encoding C-C chemokine receptor type 7: MTFVCYVQNPLPLYLIWSLIFKPCVCQQEENVTDYMDYSSFSFDYSGIPLPCDKANNHHFRLWFMSTFYSIISLTGLAGNLLVIVMFIYFNRLKNMTDVYLLNLSFADFLFASSLPFWAANSMANWMLGVAICKIMYTVYKVTSYSSMFLLCLISVDRYFAIAKAVSAHRRRSQAVFFSKVSSAIVWALALIVSIPDMNYTAVIKGTCTPFSSTSDPLRISIQISQIVVAFSLPLLVMSCCYVKIIQTLCQARNFERNKAIKVILVVVVVFVVCQLPYNVALFWSTLVVANGGTTDCTYENNLVYTIDVTQCVAFLRCCLNPFVYAFIGVKFRHDLLRLLKKSGCLSQKMFSKLNSRSTRSSAALDTTTTFSP, from the coding sequence CCTTGTGTGTGTCAACAAGAGGAGAATGTGACAGACTACATGGACTACAGTTCCTTCAGCTTTGATTATAGCGGCATTCCTCTGCCTTGTGACAAAGCGAACAACCACCACTTCCGCCTGTGGTTCATGTCAACCTTCTACTCCATCATCAGCCTCACGGGACTGGCAGGGAACCTCCTGGTTATCGTCATGTTCATCTACTTTAACCGCTTGAAGAACATGACAGATGTGTACCTGCTCAATTTGTCATTTGCCGATTTCCTCTTTGCATCGTCACTCCCCTTTTGGGCAGCTAATTCCATGGCTAACTGGATGCTGGGTGTGGCTATATGCAAGATCATGTACACTGTTTACAAGGTCACCTCTTACAGCAGCATGTTCCTCCTCTGTTTAATCAGTGTGGACAGGTACTTTGCCATCGCCAAGGCTGTTTCTGCTCACCGCCGCCGCTCCCAAGCTGTGTTCTTCAGCAAAGTGTCATCCGCAATTGTCTGGGCCCTAGCTCTGATTGTCTCCATACCAGACATGAACTACACCGCAGTCATCAAAGGAACCTGCACACCTTTCTCCAGTACTTCTGACCCCCTTCGCATAAGCATCCAGATAAGCCAGATTGTCGTAGCATTTTCCCTTCCGCTCTTGGTCATGAGCTGCTGTTACGTGAAAATTATCCAGACCCTTTGCCAGGCTCGGAACTTTGAGCGGAATAAGGCCATCAAGGTGATTCTTGTCGTGGTTGTTGTGTTTGTGGTCTGTCAGCTTCCTTACAATGTGGCTTTGTTTTGGTCCACGCTTGTCGTTGCAAACGGAGGCACTACAGATTGCACATATGAGAACAACCTTGTGTATACCATTGATGTCACACAGTGTGTAGCCTTTCTAAGGTGCTGTCTCAATCCCTTTGTATATGCCTTTATTGGCGTTAAGTTTCGCCACGACCTTCTGAGGCTACTCAAGAAATCGGGTTGCCTGAGCCAAAAGATGTTCTCCAAGTTGAACTCTAGAAGTACGAGAAGCTCGGCTGCCTTAGACACCACCACCACATTCTCACCTTAG
- the LOC127612996 gene encoding tensin-4-like — translation MMPIAEGMSHILPNHVLRVGQTIRLDPEEETVTACSRPSEPSSRIGDVDLDISLDNLNQLMLELDPSFEPIQPNKNHACIIPAIEGSCFSPTTSSSVPATRPPSVSFSPPGTLVFSDSHSFSRPPLPCGGAPKRNSPLRHDISCSQGSLRLSYPNRNSAASLLSTSTCSDTSYILGSTQSLASEDADGLGSVLSLSDGCRTRQYMAQDGSEKRGQEMPANCSRSSPEQSLSGSFTDIPLLLINGVPHQDSKKSSSDNEIAQKPFTCHSSEAHLNGSQSSMKFVMDSSKIWFRPHISRAEAEAFVKDKEPGTFVVRDSTTYRGSFGLAMKVDQAAASSATADIGGEGGLKFVKHFLIESTAKGVRVKGSSQEPYFGSLSALVYQHTISTFALPCKLLLRSQGPSGEERTKDKSPFEKKKGTACNFIYLNAVPTEMLTGPCAVEKAVSLTLQLPSGSFEPVIVNLKVSLKGITVTDINRKQFFRRHYPAHLLSYGGNDPEDRRWRKGLNFGARLFGFVAKGVEAGMENVCHVFAEYDPLQPCSTAVNVIQAVVAKS, via the exons ATGATGCCTATCGCCGAAGGCATGTCCCATATCCTACCCAATCACGTTTTGAGAGTGGGTCAAACTATACGTCTGGACCCCGAAGAGGAGACGGTGACTGCGTGTTCACGTCCAAGCGAGCCCAGCAGCCGCATCGGGGATGTGGATCTGGACATTTCCCTGGATAATCTCAACCAGCTCATGCTTGAACTGGATCCGAGCTTTGAACCAATTCAGCCCAACAAAAACCATGCATGCATCATTCCAGCTATAG AAGGATCCTGCTTCTCACCCACGACGTCCTCCAGTGTTCCCGCCACCAGACCGCCCAGTGTCAGCTTCAGTCCCCCGGGCACGCTGGTCTTTTCAGACTCCCACTCCTTTTCGCGGCCTCCGCTGCCGTGTGGGGGGGCACCCAAAAGAAATTCCCCATTGAGGCATGACATATCCTGTTCCCAAGGGTCCCTTCGCTTGTCCTACCCAAATAGGAACAGTGCAGCCTCACTTCTCTCGACATCAACATGTTCAGATACCAGCTACATCCTTGGCAG CACCCAGTCTTTGGCCAGCGAAGATGCAGACGGTCTTGGATCAGTCCTCTCTCTCAGTGATGGGTGTAGGACAAGGCAGTATATGGCCCAAGATGGGTCAGAGAAGCGAGGACAGGAGATGCCAGCCAACTGCTCAAGGAGCAGTCCTGAGCAGTCACTCTCTGGGTCTTTTACTGATATTCCATTGTTGCTGATCAATGGCGTACCACATCAGGACAGTAAGAAATCTTCTTCAGACAACGAAATAGCACAGAAGCCATTTACTTGTCACA GTTCCGAAGCCCatttaaatgggagtcagtcATCAATGAAATTTGTTATGGACTCTTCGAAAATTTGGTTCCGTCCTCATATAAGCAGAGCAGAAG CTGAGGCCTTTGTGAAGGACAAGGAACCAGGAACATTTGTGGTGAGGGACAGCACTACATACAGAGGAAGTTTTGGTCTTGCCATGAAGGTTGACCAAGCAGCAGCCAGTTCTGCAACTGCAGACATTG GAGGAGAGGGCGGTTTGAAGTTTGTCAAACACTTCCTCATCGAATCAACAGCAAAGGGTGTTCGCGTTAAAGGCTCTTCTCAGGAACCGTACTTTG GAAGTCTCTCTGCTCTGGTGTACCAGCATACTATTTCCACTTTTGCTTTACCTTGCAAATTACTGCTCCGCTCCCAAG GACCGAGTGGAGAAGAGAGAACAAAAGACAAATCACCCTTCGAGAAAAAGAAAGGAACAG cCTGCAATTTCATCTACCTGAATGCTGTCCCCACTGAGATGTTGACAGGACCTTGCGCAGTGGAGAAGGCGGTCTCCCTCACCCTCCAACTGCCGTCGGGCTCCTTTGAACCCGTCATCGTCAACCTGAAAGTGTCTTTGAAAGGCATCACAGTGACAGACATCAACAGGAA gcAGTTCTTCAGGCGCCATTACCCCGCTCACCTGCTTAGTTATGGTGGAAATGATCCAGAGGATCGGAG GTGGAGAAAAGGTTTAAATTTTGGTGCAAG GCTGTTTGGTTTTGTAGCAAAAGGTGTGGAGGCGGGCATGGAGAATGTTTGCCATGTCTTTGCTGAATATGACCCTCTGCAGCCCTGCAGCACAGCTGTCAATGTTATTCAGGCTGTCGTCGCCAAATCTTAG